A single window of Drosophila suzukii chromosome 3, CBGP_Dsuzu_IsoJpt1.0, whole genome shotgun sequence DNA harbors:
- the InR gene encoding insulin-like receptor, whose translation MKDDYLAECEREASEKPADKGKCNINYNKHRNMFNMQRQVTKGKLKREKIEMENNDMATSTTTAATTTVTPGNICVLCRREMSLHPPFTQNDGPNAMLPDTCCCEQAVELDETPTVSEETNSSRGWKVYSASSAVGNGFLNLNFEHKAFAFFEMISDGSVAVATCSQSRCQTSVETTRRTMGVRCIGNRCNVGSTKNNRTQREKFNIFSNCHNILRTLQSLLLLMFNCGIFNRRRRRQQQQSNVNYTKFLLLLQTLAAATTRLSLGPNNYNQQQLKHNQQLPRATPQQQQQLEEQPEKQERFHHYKRHFRHWNISLIWILALNLMALHATASVVLPQQPQHLQHNDITDGVDSTALEVFAHSRSTRSKSNETMRLSANIKPCKSIDIRNTASHFNQLENCTIIEGFLLINLINDAGPLNRSFPDLTEVTDFIVVYRVTGLHSLSQVFPNLNVIRGLSLLDGYALIVFSNADLMDLGLPRLRSITNGAIRIERNHKLCFERTINWENIIGNENQSQIILSENSHECQLSKCPGELRMGSSHDSTAVELGPRCPEHNKQRLCWDSKNCQTICPAECKNNCIDEKTCCHKDCLGCVRDKNGKESCISCRNVSLNNVCMDACPIGYFRFDSRCVTERECINLTKFEKGKELSGIPFHGNCMVRCPPGYKQVDSKVLCEPCPGGRCDKECAPGLIDSLQRAREYLGCTIITGEDPLTISIKRESGVHVMDELEKNLGAIHKIQSSLMVHLTYGLKSLKFFKSLTEISGNPPMESKRFALYVLDNRDLEELWPPNQTVFIRNGGVFFHFNQKLCVSTINRLLPMLASKPTSFDKRDVATDSNGNRGSCGTEVLTVTTTSVGSRFAMVNVTSRVELGEPREPTNATVIFKDPRAFIGYVFYHMRYPVGFPSKSNDDPCDDRWEVSAPDKSGEAMLANLVPFTRYVYYVRTMAISSELTNAESAVEEFKTNPGQPSKVTEVVVTAISDSKINVTWSYLKKPYGVLTRFFIKAKLINRPFRNNNRDYCSEPLEKAMENDMPATVPIKKIPDQLSGDCQCDETSKKYSKQDFDDRNVQAGMEFENTLQNFVFVPNQRRNRTGSSDKSNEPGGAALDSNAIPNGGAKNPSRRRRHLPLETEFDATGGSVLLRHVRSMAADDEAKDDEDTFKDHEILSANKKFYEVFARELPPNQTHFVFENLRHFTRYSIYVVACREAIPSEKNKTRLLMPALCSEYDSVFQTTKKRDQADNATKLIVELENANNTESSVRLRWDPPVDPNGEIVTYEVAYKLQKPDQVEEKKCIPVADYNQTAGYPLKLNEGLYSFRVRANSIAGYGEWTKLEYKEVEPPPSYAKYFIWSSGIAGALLIVFLMAYVRHLRKRGPSNDLHMNTEVNPFYASMQYIPDDWEVLRENIIQLAPLGQGSFGMVYEGILKSFRGNGDDMECAIKTVNENATDRERTNFLSEASVMKEFDTYHVVRLLGVCSRGQPALVVMELMKKGDLKSYLRAHRPEERDEAMMAYLNRIGVTGNAQPPTYGRIYQMAIEIADGMAYLAAKKFVHRDLAARNCMVADDLTVKIGDFGMTRDIYETDYYRKGTKGLLPVRWMPPESLRDGVYSSASDVFSFGVVLWEMATLAAQPYQGLSNEQVLRFVMDGGVMERPENCPDLLHRLMQRCWHHRSSARPSFLDIIAYLEPQCPSSKFKDVSFYHSDVGLQHREKERKERNQMDAFAAVPLDQDLQDREQQEDATTPLRTGDYQGYKSNMEQNSSLDQPAESPIAMVDDQVTHSPFSLPSGFIASSTPDGHTAMPTAFQNLPAMQAADFTAYVQPDSDALDGDRGYEIYDPSPKCAELPTSRSGSTGGGGKLSGEQHLLPRKGRQPVIMSSSMPDDVIGGSSLQPSTASAASSNASSHTGRLPSLKRAVADTFRNRANLFNRHVLNHKRTGSNASHNSNASNAPSTSSNTNLTSHPVAMGNLGTIESGGSGSAGSYTGTPRFYTPTATPSGGGGGIAISDNPNYRLLDESMASEQATILTTSSPNPNYEMMHPPSSLISTNPNYVPMNEPPVQMAGVTISQNPNYQPMQAPLNARQSSSDEDNELEEEEDDEDDDVDDEHVEHIKMERIPLSRPRQRAVPSKSQPPRSRSVSQTRKSPTNSNSGVPTTGAGNLSNLLKESWLRPASTPRPPPPNGFIGREA comes from the exons ATGAAAGATGATTACTTAGCGGAGTGCGAAAGAGAAGCCTCCGAAAAGCCAGCAGATAAAGGAAAATGCAACATAAACTATAATAAACACCGGAATATGTTCAATATGCAACGGCAGGTGACAAAAGGTAAATTAAAGCGCGAGAAAATCGAGATGGAAAACAACGATATGgcaacatcaacaacaacagcagcaacaaccacTGTTACGCCTGGCAACATTTGTGTTTTGTGTCGAAGGGAAATGTCGTTACATCCGCCATTCACTCAAAACGATGGACCAAACG CAATGTTGCCGGATACATGTTGCTGCGAGCAAGCAGTCGAACTAGATGAGACACCCACTGTTAGCGAAGAAACTAACAGCTCGCGCGGCTGGAAAGTTTACAGTGCAAGCAGTGCGGTCGGTAACGGCTTTTTGAACTTGAATTTTGAACACAAGGCATTCGCCTTTTTTGAAATGATATCGGATGGTTCAGTAGCAGTTGCGACTTGTTCTCAAAGTCGGTGCCAAACAAGTGTGGAAACAACGAGGAGAACGATGGGCGTGCGGTGCATTGGAAATCGCTGCAACGTTGGCAGCACGAAAAACAATCGAACGCAGCGCGAAAAGTTCAACATCTTCAGCAATTGTCACAATATATTGCGAACCCTGCagtcgctgctgctgctcatGTTCAATTGCGGCATTTTCAACAGGCGACGCAggcgacagcagcagcaatcgAATGTAAATTACACAAAATTCCTATTGCTGCTACAAACActggcagcagcaacaacaagacTGAGCTTAGGCCCTAACAATTACAACCAACAACAACTAAAACATAATCAACAGCTGCCACGTGCCActccacaacaacaacaacaactagaAGAACAACCAGAGAAACAAGAGCGGTTTCATCACTACAAGCGCCATTTTCGTCATTGGAATATTAGTCTGATCTGGATATTAGCCCTCAATCTTATGGCCCTTCATGCCACTGCATCAGTCGTGTTGCCACAGCAGCCGCAGCATTTGCAACATAACGATATAACCGATGGTGTGGATAGTACGGCACTGGAGGTATTTGCACATTCGCGATCGACCAGGAGCAAATCCAACGAAACAATGCGATTGTCAGCGAACATAAAAC CTTGTAAATCGATTGATATTAGGAATACTGCGTCGCACTTTAATCAGCTGGAAAACTGCACCATCATCGAGGGCTTCCTGCTGATCAACCTGATCAACGACGCCGGCCCCCTGAACAGATCGTTTCCGGATCTAACCGAGGTCACCGACTTCATTGTGGTCTACCGGGTAACCGGGCTGCACTCGCTGTCGCAGGTCTTCCCCAACCTGAACGTCATCAGGGGGCTCTCACTACTGGACGGATACGCCCTTATAGTCTTCTCCAATGCGGATCTTATGGACTTGGGGCTACCCAGGCTGCGATCAATAACCAACGGCGCCATTCGAATTGAGAGGAATCATAAATTGTGTTTCGAAAGGACCATCAACTGGGAGAATATTATTGGGAACGAAAATCAGTCGCAGATCATTTTGTCGGAGAACAGCCACGAGTGCCAGCTTTCCAAGTGTCCGGGGGAGCTCAGAATGGGAAGTAGCCACGATTCCACAGCAGTGGAGCTTGGCCCCAGGTGTCCCGAGCACAATAAACAGCGGCTTTGCTGGGACAGCAAAAACTGCCAGACAA TTTGTCCCGCGGAGTGCAAAAACAACTGCATTGATGAGAAAACGTGCTGCCACAAGGACTGTTTGGGATGCGTCAGAGACAAGAATGGGAAGGAGAGCTGCATCAGCTGTCGAAATGTGTCGCTTAATAACGTTTGCATGGATGCCTGTCCGATTGGCTATTTTCGG TTCGACAGCCGCTGCGTTACGGAAAGGGAGTGCATCAATTTGACAAAATTCGAAAAGGGCAAGGAACTATCCGGCATCCCATTCCACGGAAATTGTATGGTCCGCTGTCCACCAGGCTACAAGCAGGTGGACTCAAAGGTCCTGTGCGAACCATGCCCAGGCGGCAGGTGTGACAAGGAGTGCGCCCCCGGTCTCATCGACAGCTTGCAGCGCGCGCGGGAGTATCTGGGCTGCACCATAATAACAGGAGAAGATCCCCTTACTATCAGCATCAAACGTGAAAGCGGTG TTCACGTCATGGATGAATTGGAAAAGAATCTGGGTGCCATTCATAAAATTCAATCCTCGCTAATGGTTCACCTGACCTACGGCTTGAAATCGTTAAAATTCTTCAAATCCCTAACCGAAATTAGCGGCAATCCGCCGATGGAGTCGAAAAGATTCGCGTTGTATGTGCTGGATAATCGCGATCTGGAGGAGCTCTGGCCACCGAATCAAACTGTTTTCATTAGGAACGGCGGCGTCTTCTTTCATTTCAACCAGAAACTGTGCGTGTCCACGATCAACCGACTGCTGCCCATGCTGGCCTCTAAGCCGACGTCTTTCGACAAGCGCGATGTGGCCACAGACTCGAACGGAAACCGCGGATCCT GTGGAACCGAAGTTCTCACAGTCACTACAACAAGTGTGGGATCGAGATTTGCTATGGTAAATGTCACATCCCGGGTAGAGTTGGGAGAGCCCCGCGAGCCGACCAATGCGACCGTAATTTTTAAGGACCCTCGAGCCTTCATCGGTTACGTTTTCTATCACATGAGATACCCGGTTGGATTCCCATCAAAAAGCAACGACGATCCCTGCGACGACCGCTGGGAAGTCAGTGCGCCTGACAAGAGCGGTGAGGCTATGTTGGCCAACTTGGTACCTTTCACGAGGTACGTCTATTACGTCCGGACCATGGCTATATCCTCGGAATTGACCAACGCAGAGAGTGCGGTGGAGGAGTTCAAAACAAACCCTGGCCAACCTTCAAAGGTGACCGAGGTCGTGGTCACCGCCATCTCTGATTCCAAAATT AACGTAACCTGGAGCTATTTAAAAAAGCCCTACGGCGTCCTGACACGCTTCTTTATAAAAGCAAAACTGATAAATCGACCATTCCGGAACAATAACCGGGACTACTGCTCTGAAC CTCTTGAAAAGGCTATGGAAAATGATATGCCGGCCACGGTGcctattaaaaaaataccGGATCAGTTGTCTGGTGACTGCCAATGCGACGAGACATCGAAAAAGTACAGCAAACAGGATTTCGACGACCGTAATGTTCAAGCGGGCATGGAGTTTGAGAACACGCTGCAGAACTTTGTATTCGTTCCGAACCAACGGAGGAACAGGACCGGATCAAGTGACAAATCGAATGAACCTGGGGGTGCAGCCCTCGATTCCAATGCAATTCCAAACGGTGGAGCTAAGAATCCCTCCCGCCGAAGACGGCATCTTCCCCTGGAGACAGAGTTCGATGCTACGGGCGGCAGTGTACTACTCCGCCATGTGCGGTCCATGGCGGCCGATGACGAAGCCAAGGATGACGAGGACACGTTTAAGGACCACGAAATATTGTCTGCCAATAAAAAGTTCTACGAGGTGTTTGCGAGGGAGCTGCCGCCCAATCAAACGCATTTTGTTTTCGAAAACTTGCGCCACTTCACTCGCTACTCCATCTACGTGGTAGCCTGTAGAGAAGCAATCCCTAGTGAAAAAAATAAGACCAGGCTGTTGATGCCTGCGCTTTGCAGCGAATACGATAGCGTCTTCCAAACGACCAAGAAAAGGG ATCAAGCTGACAATGCCACTAAGCTGATAGTAGAGTTAGAAAACGCCAACAATACGGAGTCCTCGGTGCGGCTCCGCTGGGATCCACCAGTCGATCCCAATGGCGAGATTGTCACCTACGAAGTGGCCTACAAGCTGCAGAAGCCCGATCAAGTGGAAGAAAAGAAGTGCATCCCGGTGGCGGACTATAATCAAACCGCCGGCTATCCACTGAAGCTCAACGAGGGCCTGTACAGCTTCAGGGTGCGAGCGAACTCAATAGCGGGATACGGCGAATGGACGAAGTTGGAGTACAAAGAAGTGGAG CCTCCGCCGAGCTATGCAAAGTACTTTATCTGGTCGTCGGGGATCGCAGGTGCCCTGTTGATTGTCTTCCTAATGGCCTACGTCCGTCACCTTCGCAAGAGGGGTCCCTCCAACGATCTTCATATGAACACAGAGGTGAATCCGTTCTATGCGAGCATGCAGTACATCCCCGACGACTGGGAAGTGCTGCGGGAGAACATCATTCAGTTGGCTCCTCTGGGCCAGGGATCCTTTGGCATGGTGTACGAGGGTATCCTGAAGTCCTTTCGGGGCAATGGCGACGATATGGAGTGCGCCATCAAAACGGTCAACGAAAATGCTACGGATCGCGAGCGAACTAATTTCCTGAGCGAGGCGAGCGTTATGAAGGAGTTCGATACCTATCATGTTGTTCGACTGCTAGGCGTCTGCTCCAGGGGCCAGCCTGCTCTGGTGGTCATGGAACTGATGAAGAAAGGCGACCTCAAGTCCTATCTGCGTGCCCATCGTCCCGAAGAACGGGATGAGGCCATGATGGCGTATCTTAATCGCATCGGTGTGACCGGAAACGCCCAGCCTCCGACGTATGGAAGGATCTACCAAATGGCCATTGAGATTGCGGACGGCATGGCATATTTGGCGGCCAAAAAGTTCGTGCATCGAGATCTGGCAGCTCGCAATTGCATGGTGGCCGATGATCTGACGGTCAAAATCGGTGACTTCGGCATGACCCGGGATATCTACGAAACGGACTATTATCGCAAGGGAACCAAGGGCCTGCTGCCAGTGCGTTGGATGCCACCGGAGAGCTTGAGAGATGGCGTCTATTCCAGTGCCAGTGATGTGTTCAGCTTCGGTGTGGTTCTCTGGGAAATGGCCACCTTGGCTGCTCAGCCATATCAAGGACTTTCCAACGAACAAGTGTTGCGCTTCGTCATGGATGGCGGAGTTATGGAAAGGCCGGAAAATTGTCCGGACTTACTCCACAGACTAATGCAAAGGTGCTGGCATCATAGGTCTTCGGCCAGACCAAGTTTTCTGGACATCATTGCGTATCTCGAACCGCAATGCCCCAGTTCGAAGTTCAAGGATGTGTCCTTCTATCACTCGGACGTGGGTCTGCAGCATCGGGAGAAGGAGCGCAAGGAGCGCAACCAGATGGATGCATTTGCGGCGGTGCCCTTAGATCAGGATCTACAGGACCGAGAACAGCAGGAGGATGCCACCACACCGTTGCGAACGGGAGACTATCAAGGCTACAAATCCAACATGGAGCAGAACTCGTCCTTGGATCAACCTGCTGAGAGCCCCATCGCCATGGTTGATGATCAGGTTACCCACTCGCCCTTCAGCCTGCCCTCGGGATTCATAGCGAGCAGCACACCTGATGGCCACACTGCGATGCCAACCGCATTCCAAAATCTTCCAGCCATGCAAGCTGCGGATTTTACGGCCTACGTTCAACCGGATTCGGACGCTTTGGACGGCGACCGGGGATATGAGATCTACGATCCAAGTCCGAAATGTGCCGAGCTACCGACGAGCAGAAGTGGCAGCACTGGAGGCGGAGGAAAACTCAGTGGAGAACAGCATTTGCTGCCAAGAAAGGGCCGGCAGCCTGTCATCATGAGCAGTTCTATGCCGGATGATGTCATCGGCGGATCCTCGCTGCAGCCCTCGACGGCCTCGGCGGCCAGCTCCAATGCAAGTTCCCACACAGGACGCTTGCCTAGTCTCAAAAGAGCAGTGGCGGATACGTTCCGCAATCGAGCCAATCTCTTTAATCGCCATGTGCTCAACCACAAGCGAACGGGCAGCAATGCCAGCCATAATAGTAATGCCTCCAATGCTCCGAGCACTAGTAGTAACACCAATCTGACAAGTCACCCGGTGGCCATGGGCAATCTGGGGACCATCGAGAGTGGTGGCAGTGGTTCGGCTGGCAGTTACACAGGCACTCCCCGCTTCTACACACCCACGGCCACGCCCAGCGGAGGAGGTGGTGGTATCGCCATTAGCGACAATCCCAACTACCGACTGCTGGACGAATCGATGGCCAGCGAACAGGCCACCATCCTGACCACCAGCAGTCCCAATCCGAATTACGAGATGATGCACCCGCCCAGCAGTCTGATCAGCACCAATCCGAACTATGTGCCCATGAATGAGCCACCTGTTCAGATGGCGGGAGTGACCATCAGCCAAAATCCGAATTACCAGCCCATGCAGGCGCCGTTGAATGCACGCCAAAGTAGCTCCGACGAGGACAATGaactggaggaggaggaggacgacgaGGACGACGATGTGGATGATGAGCATGTGGAGCACATCAAGATGGAGCGCATTCCATTGAGTCGGCCCAGGCAGAgggcggtgcccagcaagtCGCAGCCGCCTCGCAGTCGCAGTGTCAGCCAAACCAGGAAGTCGCCGACGAACAGTAACTCCGGAGTCCCAACTACTGGGGCCGGCAACCTGTCCAACCTGCTCAAGGAGAGCTGGCTGCGCCCGGCGAGCACGCCGAGGCCTCCGCCGCCCAATGGATTCATCGGAAGGGAGGCGTAA
- the LOC108014872 gene encoding cilia- and flagella-associated protein 161 has product MYGPGVRVGNWLETALSEEMRVSEMKKRRESGNLLLDRTRAVYDRFYQETVLGPPQDVLALGALVQLRPVKINVCRQQDIDQNLVLSVVITQEGLHRNCHTINEMCDLSVAPAPHPSLRSSFRIVSPNDDDRSGQYLAYGEKFRLQTLEPADEPMYLFSGPKRLNLSLPVEKAFYTTKHGEVTLPLGLVSHKNCGPSARVPSSHTHFFCAHKDPDLRFESEGKTIPVNYPLLIVHAVTNRNLAVENVVANTLFGPEFQVSVETYKNVYKRETWKNQWKFTY; this is encoded by the exons ATGTATGGTCCCGGGGTGAGAGTCGGTAACTGGCTGGAAACTGCCTTGTCCGAGGAG ATGCGTGTAAGTGAAATGAAGAAGCGCAGGGAAAGCGGCAACCTGTTGCTGGACAGAACCCGCGCCGTCTACGACCGCTTCTACCAGGAGACGGTGTTGGGCCCTCCGCAAGATGTGCTGGCCCTCGGCGCGTTGGTACAGCTTCGGCCCGTAAAGATCAACGTCTGCCGCCAGCAGGACATCGATCAGAACTTGGTCCTGTCGGTGGTCATCACCCAGGAGGGTCTGCACCGCAACTGCCACACCATTAACGAGATGTGCGACCTTTCGGTGGCACCTGCTCCACATCCCTCGCTGCGCAGCAGCTTCAGGATTGTCAGTCCGAACGACGATGACCGCTCCGGTCAGTACTTGGCGTACGGCGAGAAGTTCCGCCTCCAAACCCTGGAGCCCGCCGATGAGCCCATGTACTTGTTCAGCGGACCCAAGAGGCTGAACCTCTCGCTCCCCGTGGAGAAGGCCTTCTACACCACCAAACACGGCGAGGTTACACTTCCATTGGGTTTGGTATCGCACAAG AACTGCGGTCCATCTGCCCGGGTGCCCTCTTCCCACACTCACTTTTTTTGTGCCCACAAGGACCCCGATCTGCGATTCGAAAGCGAGGGCAAAACTATACCA GTAAACTATCCATTGCTCATTGTTCATGCGGTCACCAATCGAAATCTGGCTGTGGAGAATGTTGTGGCAAACACCCTGTTTGGTCCCGAGTTCCAGGTGTCCGTGGAGACCTACAAGAATGTGTACAAGCGGGAGACCTGGAAGAACCAGTGGAAGTTCACATATTGA